GCGCCATGATTTTTGATGCATTAGATGGCTGGAGCGCGCGCAAACTCAACGCCACTTCTTTACACGGCATCGAAATGGACTCACTTGCCGACATGGTCACATTTGGTGTTGCTCCAGCTGTCCTCGTGTACATCTACGCACACGTAACAGTATTTTTAGGTTTTGCAGAAGTTAAAGACCTCGGATTCATTCGCCAAGATAGACTGTTTTGGCTAGCAGGCGCCATGTACATGGGTTGCGCAGCCTTAAGGCTTGCACTTTATAATGCCATGGAAATGGAAAGTAAATTCAATCCCAAAGAAGGCGTCGCTAAAGAAACCGGCTTCCGTGGCATCCCCACACCTGGAGCAGCTTCAGCCGTATGCTCGATAGTCATTATGGGTACTACAGAAGCCAATCTCCCCGAATGGCTTATGACTTTTTTTCTCCCTATTTACACAGCATTCTTAGGTCTACTAATGATCAGCCCTATCCCTTACCCCCACATGGCCAAATGGCTTGTTTCACCTGTGAATCGCGCTCGGAAAATCATTATCCTACTGCTCATCATAGTTGTAGGAACTGCTGAAGTCATTCGCTATGGCAGCGGCCCAAAAATGACCGCAGCCGCACTCATCAACCTCTACGTGCTATCTGGCCCCATCATGCTTATCTTAAGTAAAATCAAGGGCCACAAAATCACCGAAGATGAAGATCTTATCAGCGCTTAAAGGCTCGCTAGATATTTTCAAACAAGATCCACTCAACAATGGCTAGAAAAAAAACAACTTTCAAAATGCTAAGCTATGGCGTCCATAGCCACTGGGACAAAAGCAGCAAAGAACTCCCCAAGCTAAAAAAATTCACCTGGCAAATACCCGCTCGTTTAAACATTGAATTTGGCTATGTGCTTAACATCAAGCAAGCTCGTGGAAAAAAACTCGAATTCATCATTGATCACCCCGACTTTATCGACGAAAAAACTGGAGACACCGCAGCTCCATTTCGAGGTGAAATGTATATTCGCTCGAATGACTGGGACTTCTTCTTAGGGGATACTCTATGGTCTCCCATCGAAGACAAAGTAGGAACTTGGACTTTAACAACCAAGATAGAAGGGGAAACCCTAG
The sequence above is a segment of the Lentisphaera araneosa HTCC2155 genome. Coding sequences within it:
- a CDS encoding CDP-alcohol phosphatidyltransferase family protein, with amino-acid sequence MSTEHTIKHTQLYKKIPTLLTLGNSLCGFTAILLALQAYEKILTKNSNDHFEIISHNANTTIMPYVFAACAWVIIGAMIFDALDGWSARKLNATSLHGIEMDSLADMVTFGVAPAVLVYIYAHVTVFLGFAEVKDLGFIRQDRLFWLAGAMYMGCAALRLALYNAMEMESKFNPKEGVAKETGFRGIPTPGAASAVCSIVIMGTTEANLPEWLMTFFLPIYTAFLGLLMISPIPYPHMAKWLVSPVNRARKIIILLLIIVVGTAEVIRYGSGPKMTAAALINLYVLSGPIMLILSKIKGHKITEDEDLISA
- a CDS encoding DUF3859 domain-containing protein, encoding MARKKTTFKMLSYGVHSHWDKSSKELPKLKKFTWQIPARLNIEFGYVLNIKQARGKKLEFIIDHPDFIDEKTGDTAAPFRGEMYIRSNDWDFFLGDTLWSPIEDKVGTWTLTTKIEGETLVQKRFTITEDQGQFSDWKI